In Thauera sedimentorum, a single genomic region encodes these proteins:
- a CDS encoding SGNH/GDSL hydrolase family protein — MQQILVYADSLSWGIIPRTRRRLDFEQRWPGVLELGLAAGGRRVRVIEDCLNGRRTVWEDPYKPGRNGLDGLAQCIESQSPLDLVILMLGTNDFQSMHPHNAWHAATGVATLVGAIRSAPIEPGMPVPPVLVVCPPVLRPPSGPIAPKFDGADRKCTGLAVAYREMCEEQGCHFFDAGSVVNASPLDGVHLDAAEHLTLGEALVGVVDGLLAHPEAQAEDAGAAGAAQ, encoded by the coding sequence ATGCAGCAGATCCTCGTCTATGCCGACTCCCTCTCCTGGGGAATCATCCCGCGCACGCGCCGCCGGCTGGACTTCGAGCAGCGCTGGCCGGGTGTGCTGGAACTGGGCCTCGCCGCCGGCGGGCGCCGGGTACGGGTGATCGAAGACTGCCTGAACGGCCGCCGCACCGTCTGGGAAGATCCCTATAAACCGGGGCGCAACGGCCTGGACGGGCTGGCACAGTGCATCGAGAGCCAGTCGCCGCTCGACCTGGTGATCCTGATGCTGGGCACCAACGACTTCCAGTCCATGCACCCGCACAACGCCTGGCATGCCGCTACCGGCGTGGCTACGTTGGTCGGCGCCATCCGCAGTGCGCCGATCGAGCCCGGCATGCCGGTGCCGCCGGTGCTGGTGGTCTGTCCGCCGGTGCTGCGCCCGCCCAGCGGGCCGATCGCGCCCAAGTTCGACGGTGCCGACCGCAAATGCACCGGGCTCGCCGTGGCCTACCGCGAGATGTGCGAGGAGCAGGGCTGCCACTTCTTCGACGCCGGCAGCGTGGTCAACGCCAGCCCGCTGGACGGGGTGCACCTGGACGCCGCCGAGCACCTCACGCTCGGCGAGGCGCTGGTCGGCGTGGTCGATGGCCTGCTCGCCCATCCCGAGGCGCAGGCCGAGGATGCGGGCGCGGCCGGCGCGGCGCAGTAG